gacagatacagaaagagagctagagagagaaagagagacatagaaagagagacagacaggtacagaaaaagagctagagagagagagagaaagagagacagatacagaaagagagctagagagagagaaagagagagatacagaaagagagctagagagagagaaagagagagatacagaaagagagctagagaaagagagacagatacagaaagagagctagagagagagaaagacagacagatacagaaagagagctagagagagagagaaagacagacagatacagaaagagagctagagagagagagaaagagacagatacagaaagagagctagagagagaaagagagacatatagaaagagagctagagagagagacagacaggtacagaaaaagagctagagagagagaaagagagacagatacagaaagagagctagacagagagaaagagagacagatacagaaagagagctagacagagagaaagacagacagatacagaaagagagctagacagagagaaagacagacagatacagaaagagagctagacagagagaaagacagacagatacagaaagagagctagagagaaagagagacagatacagaaagagagctagagagagagagaaagagagacagatacagaaagagagctagagagagagagaaagagagacagatacagaaagagagctagagagagagagaaagagagacagatacagaaagagagctagagagagagagaaagagagacagatacagaaagagagctagagagagagagaaagagagacagatacagaaagagagctagagagagagagagaaagagagacagatacagaaagagagctagagagagagagagaaagagacagatacagaaagagagctagagagagagagaaagagacagatacagaaagagagctagagagagaaagagagacagatacagaaagagagctagagagagagagaaagagagacagatacagaaagagagctagagagagagagaaagagagacagatacagaaagagagctagagagagagagagagaaagagagacagatacagaaagagagctagagagagagagagaaagagagacagatacagaaagagagctagagagagagagagaaagagagacagatacagaaagagagctagagagagagagaaagacagacagatacagaaagagagctagagagagagagagaaagagagatacagaaagagagctagagagagagagacagacagatacagaaagagagctagagagagagagaaagagagacagatacagaaagagagctagagagagagagaaagacagacagatacagaaagagagctagagagagaaagagagacatatagaaagagagctagagagagagagaaagacagacatacagaaagagagctagagagagaaagagagacatatagaaagagagctagagagagagacagacaggtacagaaagagagctagagagaaagacagacagatacagaaagagagctagagagagagagagagagagaaagacagatacagaaagagagctagagagagagagaaagagacagatacagaaagagagctaaagagagagaaagagagacagatatataaagagagctagagagagacagacagatacagaaagagagctagacagggagaaagacagacagatacagaaagagaactagagagagagagagaaagacagacaggtacagaaagagagctagagagacagatacagaaagagagctagagagagagaaagagagagatacagaaagagagctagagagagagaaagacagacagatacagaaagagagctagagagagagagaaagagagatacagaaagagagctagagagagagagagagagagacagatacagaaagagagctagagagagagagaaagacagacagatacagaaagagagctagagagagagagaaagacagacagatacagaaagagagctagagagagagagaaagacagacagatacagaaagagagctagagagagagagaaagacagacagatacagaaagagagctagagagagaaagagagacatatagaaagagagctagagagagagacagacaggtacagaaaaagagctagagagagagagagaaagacagacagatacagaaagagagctagacagagagaaagacagacagatacagaaagagagctagagagagagaaagacagacagatacagaaagagagctagagagagagaaagacagacagatacagaaagagagctagagagagagagaaagagagacagatacagaaagagagctagagagagagagaaagagagacagatacagaaagagagctagagagagagaaagacagacagatacagaaagagagctagagagagagagaaagacagacagatacagaaagagagctagagagagagagaaagacagacagatacagaaagagagctagagagagaaagagagacatagagaaagagagctagagagagagacagacaggtacagaaagagagctagagagagaaagacagacagatacagaaagagagctagagagagagagacagacaggtacagaaagagagctagagagagagaaagacagacagatacagaaagagagctagagagagagaaagacagacagatacagaaagagagctagagagagagagaaagacagacagatacagaaagagagctagagagagaaagagagacatatagaaagagagctagagagagagacagacaggtacagaaagagagctagagagagagagacagacagatacagaaagagagctagagagagagagacagacagatacagaaagagagctagagagagagaaagacagacagatacagaaagagagctagagagagagaaagacagacagatacagaaagagagctagagagagagaaagacagacagatacagaaagagagctagagagagagacagacagttacagaaagagagctagaaagagagaaagaaagacagctagaaagagagacagacagacagttacagaaagagagctagaaagagagaaagaaagacagatacagaaagacagctagaaagagagaaagaaagacatacagaaagacagccagaaagagagacagacagacagatacagaaagacagctaaagagagagaaagagagacagatacagaaagacagctagagagagagagagacagacagagagctagagagatagtgagagagagacagggaatgAGAAGAGATACCTGTAGCTGGGTGTGATGGAGATATTGAATCCCCCGTAGCCGTAGAGGAAGGCGGGGTGTGAGCCGTCCAGCTGGAGACCCTTCTTGTGCACGATGAACATGGGGATCTGAGTACCGTCTTTACTGGGGTAGAACACCTTCAACAGAAGAAGTGATAATGAGGTActgcgctctgtgtgtgtgtgtgtgtgtgtgtgtgtgttgtacctgTGTGGTCTGGTACTCTGTAGCGTCGAAACCTTTCACTTGGACCTCCCTGAAGACGTGAGGCTGTAGAGGAGCTTTGGTCAGGTCGCAGTGGTAGATGATggctgagaggaaaaaagaggaagtgaccaaacagacaaaaagatcAGACACATTAAAACTCTCCACTGTCTGCACTCACCTGGAGAAAGGAAAGAGGTGAAGTAGTAGAAGATCTCAGAGTCCTTCTTTCGGCCGGTGAAGCCCACGATGGAGCCCACGTCCAGCGGGAAGGTCTTCAGCTCCTTCCCCGATTCCAGCTGGTACATCTTCAGCACGTTCTTCACGTCGTGGAGATAACACACGCACAAGAAGCTGGAGTATGTGCATGTAGCAAACACTGAAAGGGAAAGATATCGAAAATGCTTAAAGATGAACGCGTTGGCATCATGCACAACACGTCAAGCTAGCTAAACGCTAGCGCCGATTAACGATGGTCTTACCGAGGACGTCTTTGTCGTGCTCTGGGATGAGCTCCTTCCACTGGCTGGGGGCCGGCTGAGCGAAGTCCACATTGATGAGACGGTAGCGTGGAGCGtccaggtttgttttgaaagtgAACACGGTGTCCTCGTTCGTCACGTACTCGTACTCAGCATCGAAGTTATCGATCAGCTTCACCCACGGCAACAACCCTGTGGTGACACAGATGGTGAGGAGTCGAGCAAATTCACCAATCACTTATCACAATCACTAAACTCCATAAAAGTGCAGGTCAAGTGCTGGAAAAATGTTTCTCAGCTGGATGTGTCACGGGTTAAAAGATAAAAATTTGATGGACTGTACAAAGTTTCAAAGCACAATAGTTCAGGGGATACGATTAGTGATTTCTTAATAATGCTAGATCATGGTCTGAGTTTGATTGCTTCTGTCTCCgcccacagagagagagagagagagagagagagagagtaaaatcACTAGCTGTGATATCTTATATTGTTGTCATGATCATTTCTCCCTGTTTCTCGGGGCTTTAACAGAAAGTTCTGGAGAAAGGTTTGGTAAAAGGATATTTAGGGGAGGTTTTATACATCACCCAGGTCTCAGGACGAGGAATGAGGGCATGTTCATGTCTGATTTGGGACAAGGCCGCTGAGGGGATCACCTGTGATGCCGTCTGTGACGGTGTTGAGGTCGCAGTACCATAGTCTGTTCACTGGGTCACACCCTTCCCTGATGGACAGCAACACGTAGCGGCCATCATCAGACAcctagaaaacacacactgatttctGCAATGTGATTGAAACAATACATCCAGtctgctaatgtgtgtgtgtgtgtgtgtgtgtgtgtgtgtgtgtgacctcagctCCACACATCCACTTGGGCTGGTCAGGGAATTCAGCACACAAAACATCCTGGGACTGCGGAGACCCCAACACGTGATAATACAGCTTCTGGTTCAGGTTAGTGGATGTCTCCGTCcctgagacagaaagacagttCTGTTAAATAAAATCTGCAGTTATTcaggttaagtgtgtgtgtgtgtgtgtgtgtgtaccatcaCTCTTTCCCTCCTGCTCTGGGTACAAGTTGTAAAAGAGCCCTTTTCCATCGTGAGTCCAGGCCATGCAGCTGAACTTCACCCTCTCGAGCCGGTCCTCCAGAGCCATGGCGCCGTCCACACGCAGGAACCGGATCTCCACCCAGTCGGACCCGCTCGTACTCACACCATACGCCAGGTACTCGCCGTCCTCCGAGAAGGCATAACCTACACACGAACAAGAGGAGAGTGTTAGAAAAGTAAACAGAGACGGTCACAACATGAAggacaaagtaaaataaaaagggTGATGGAGGAAAAACAGGAGGCGTGAAGAAGGAAGAATGCTAAACTGGATGATATTAGCGTCTATTGTTTGTTAGCTGGAATATGCTCAAGTAATCtccaaacataaaaataaagacagtCACCACCTTGTAACGCGACAGTTCCATCGTCTGAGAAGGTATTGGGATCGAGGAACAGTTTGGGTTCTGCCTCGAGGTTCTCCTGCACGTACAGGACGCTTTGGTTCTGTAAGCCCGTATTATAGAAGTGAAAATACCtaaagagggagaaaagagaTTCAGTCAGAGAGAAAtgtctattaacacacacacccacccacccacccacccaccccccacacacacacccacacacacacccccccacacccaaccccccacacacacacccccacccacacacacccccccccccctacacacacacccccacactcaccccccccccacacacacacccccacccccccacccccacacacacacccccccacacacccacccacccccccccacacactctcacccccccacacacacacccccccacacacacacacccacacacatacccacacacattcccacacacatacccacccacatacccacccacccacacacccccacacacacacacccacggcTCACCTGTTACCCCGTTTGAAGGGGCAGCTGTATTTGGGGTAATCGTACAGTTCGGTCATGCGCTCTTTAAAGACCTCTCTGATGGGACACTCCTCCAGGAAGGGTAGGGTCAGCTGGTTCTGCGCGTTCACGAACGCCTGAGAGCAAGATGGACATGTGGAAGTTCACACTTGCGTCTGCGTGGGGAGGACGCAGGGTTAGGGCTACCACGTTAGACATAAAGGTGTAAGCGAGGTTGTACCTTCGTTTTCTCGCTGTCTGGATCCTCCAGCCAGCTGTACGGGTCAGGAACCTTGTGTCCGTGGTAGTCGTCcacctgagaacacacacaccagcacatgGACGTCAACATCAGCACTGTCCGGCTCAGAAAATTACCCACAATCCtgttcatcatcacacacctgtttaAAGTCATCATTTAAATCCTTCCGAAAGTCAAGCCAGAGTTTTATTCCCTTCATCCAACACCGGGACATAtcccaaataaaaatatacatatacagtgatcagccataacattatgaccacctgcctaatattgtgttggtcccccttttgctgctaaaccagccctgacctgttgagacatgatggactccactagatccctgaaggtgtgctgtgggatctgacaccaagatgttagcagcagatcatttaagtcctgtaagttgcgagttGTGAGCCTCCATGAATggaacttgtttgtccagaacatcccacagacgctggattggattgagatctggggaatttggagacggagtcaacacctcaaactggttgttgtggtcatcaaaccattcctcaaccatttttgctttgtggcacggtgcattatcctgatgaaagaggccacagccatcagggaatatcgtttccatgaaagggtgtacatggtctgcaacaatgcttacgTAGGTGGTACAGGTCAaaggaacatccacatggacggcaggacccaaggttacacagcagaacattgtccaaagcatgacactgcctccaccgacTCGCCTTCttcatagtgcatcctggtgccatgtgttccccaggtaagagacacacacacacccggccatccacgtgatgtaaaagaaaacatgattcatcagaccaggccaccttcttccattgctctgtggtccagttctaatgcaCACGTGCCCATTgatggtggtgcacaggggtcagcatgagcaccctgactggtctgcagctccatacgcaacaaactgtcctgcactgtgtatcctgacccctttctatcagaaccagcattaacttcttcagtaattttaTCAACAGTAACTCGtatgttggatcggatcacacgggccagccttcgctccccacgtgcatcaatgagccttgaccgtccatgaccctgtcacttccttggaccacttttgatagatactgaccactgcagaccgggaacaccccacaagagctgcagttttggagatgctctgatccagtggactagccatcacaatttggcccttttggtcaaactcgctcaaatccttacgcttgtccatttttcctgcttctaacatcaactttgacttactgcctgatatatcccacccactaacaggtgccatgatgatgagatcatcagtcttattcacttcacctggcactagtcataatgttatgcctaatcagtgtatataaaaatatatatttaattaaaaaaaatatatgatatgaaatgtcaAGTTCATTATGGACGGAAATTAATAcagacaatatttaaaaaaaaaaattcataatttctatatttatggatttatttatttatttacatttattatacatttctgCAGAAActaatagaatttttttttaaaattgttttatcAATGGaacttacataaaaaaaaaaaactttcatactaaaaaataaaaatcaaatttatttttattattattatattttttaaaagttacATAAATATTTCCCTCTGTAGAAATGATATTTTACCCCCATCTTTTGTTATTTCTATTGTTAGCATTCAGCTACATTAAAACAATAGAAATGCTAGCGGTTAGCATAGATTTTTTAGTTTGTCAGCTAGCATCAGCTACTattaaacaaagagagagagagagagaaggcgcTAAAGATTAATGAACGTTAATAAAAGCCGTTAGCTTTCATCATCCGTGAGTGTGGCTCGTGCAAGCTAAGCTAACTAGCTACAAGAATCCATTCATTCTGCTAGCATGGCTAAGCTAGCTAGCGGTTAGtacaaattataataaaaagagGCAATAGCTCACCACAGCTTCATCACGGTACGCGTCTGGATACTGAAAGGACATTTTCGAGTCTGgatctaaaatgaaaaaataacagCTGAGGTGAAAAGGACAAGAGTTATTTAGCTTGGATTAGCCGGGAGCTAACACTTTCGCCTCAGACTTTCTGtgtggggagaaaaaaataaatcacaacagCACGGGCTCAATCCCAAAATGTCTTCCGGTTCTAAATATAGTGCACTACGTAGGGCGCAGAAAGCGTTCACTTCCTGTGGTGTTTAAGTGCACCGATGTAGGGAGCATAGAGGATTGTTAGAGCGCAGCCCTGGGGTTCGCTTCTGATTAGAGGAAAGCGAAAAAAAGACGTGACACACAGCGCTGGAGGGAGCGGCGCAGGTTTCAGTAGCGCCTCCTGCTGTTTATCATGAGGCACTGCacctttattttacttttcttaGTCTCTCAAAGgcaaaaaaatctttctttatttttctgtttttaatatgtatataaatcaGTCTCAACTCAACTTCTTTTGctatttctctttttcattaattttctttatttcttttccttccagTTTTCTCAGTGTATTGCATtcactttcattctctctctctctctctctctctctctctctctcttcctgtctctctctctttgtctctctctctctgtctgtatctctgtctccttgtctgtctctctttctctctgtctgtgtctctctctgtttgtatgtctctctctctttgtctgtctgtctgtctgtttctctctcttcctgtctctctctctttgtctgtctgtgtctctctctgtctgtatctctctctctctttggttgtctgtctctctctctctctctctctctctctctctctcgctctctctctcttaaccCCGCCCGTTTTCACAAAGCCCCGCCCCCTGGATTCACGGTAATGAATGGACTAATCAGACGCGcatataaaacataaacaagCACTCTTGACCGGAAGTCAGTGTTTTCAGAcaaattttttttctcagtcacGTGATCCTCCTGTCCTCGGTCCATGACTTTGAACTATAAATGTAATCACATTCTTTATCTTTTTCCAGGTAAATTTGTACAAAACCTTTTAAATGAGCCTGAACTCTTGTCTATAGCTCTA
This DNA window, taken from Hemibagrus wyckioides isolate EC202008001 linkage group LG06, SWU_Hwy_1.0, whole genome shotgun sequence, encodes the following:
- the prep gene encoding prolyl endopeptidase, with product MSFQYPDAYRDEAVVDDYHGHKVPDPYSWLEDPDSEKTKAFVNAQNQLTLPFLEECPIREVFKERMTELYDYPKYSCPFKRGNRYFHFYNTGLQNQSVLYVQENLEAEPKLFLDPNTFSDDGTVALQGYAFSEDGEYLAYGVSTSGSDWVEIRFLRVDGAMALEDRLERVKFSCMAWTHDGKGLFYNLYPEQEGKSDGTETSTNLNQKLYYHVLGSPQSQDVLCAEFPDQPKWMCGAEVSDDGRYVLLSIREGCDPVNRLWYCDLNTVTDGITGLLPWVKLIDNFDAEYEYVTNEDTVFTFKTNLDAPRYRLINVDFAQPAPSQWKELIPEHDKDVLVFATCTYSSFLCVCYLHDVKNVLKMYQLESGKELKTFPLDVGSIVGFTGRKKDSEIFYYFTSFLSPAIIYHCDLTKAPLQPHVFREVQVKGFDATEYQTTQVFYPSKDGTQIPMFIVHKKGLQLDGSHPAFLYGYGGFNISITPSYSVSRLIFVRHLGGVLAVANIRGGGEYGETWHKGGMLENKQNCFTDFQCAAEYLITEGYTSAKKLTINGGSNGGLLMGACVNQRPDLFGCAVAQVGVMDMLKFHKFTIGHAWTTDFGCSEIKEQFNWLIKYSPLHNIRIPEGDNAQYPAVLLLTGDHDDRVVPLHSLKYIATLQHTVGRWTGQSNPLFIYVDTKSGHGAGKPTSKVIQEVADTYAFIARCLHLHWIN